CTTACTCACAAGATATTACTTTCTCACATAATAAttcaatttcttatatatttatgcAAGTTTTGAGTCCCCTGCATGTCAATATTCTCCatatgtttcctttttcttggtTTTATATATGTAGGATAGAATGGTAGAGAAGAAGATTAGTCTCTTGAGGATCCATCATCAATGGCTAGTTAGATCAATGATCTTGTAGAAAATCTACACATGATCTATGTTTGatgaaattataatttgaagagaaaaataatgacacttgaaaataatttcttgttttGAGATTAATTTCTTGTATTACatctgaaaatattgtagatgatATTTGACATGATATCTATCTCATCCCAATGAGggggacccaaaaaaaaaaaaaaaaaagataaaaggatTAAACAATAACGATTAAATCTCTTTGTGATTGAGTATTCAGTTGAAGCAAAATTCAGTTGTTAAATGAATTCTTGATGCAATTATTCAACTATATCAGAAACCAATCACTTGGTATCTTTCCTCCTTCCTCCTTTCTCACACATGGAATTTAAACTACTATTTGATCAAGCATTACTAAAAAGGGCACAAGGTGTAGTGTATATCTTTCCTCCCACTTTATCTTGTCTGCATGTTATGTTATTTATGTGCTATTCCTATACCTTTATCTGTTCGCTAGCATTTTACTTTGCTATTGTGGCCAACAATAGATTGCTCAAATATGGCAGGGTTATGATGTAGTAGCAATTGCATGCCCTGAACTCTACGTTGTTGGATTGGTTATATTAGACATTGCCATTAAGAAAGCAGTGGAGGTAAGAGCAGTTGGCCAGAAAACTCTAACATCAATAAGGCTTGCGATCTCTTAGAAAGAAAGGACACCcgaaagtttttaatttttataagagatataatttttattcaaataattgaCCAACTCGTAAAGAATTACAATCTCAAATTCATAAGGTCTAGAAACTATTAAACACCAGAAAAGAAAGTAGCCAAGATGCTCCACAAAACAGTAGGAGATAGGATTCAAACTTAGGACCACCTAATTTGATACATGATAAACTACCATATGCCCCAAAAACCTTAATTAAGAACTGAAGTTGAATCTCTAATTGTACTAAACCTTAATTCACAAGAACTAAACCTCCCCCTAACTAATTCCCCTACAATATCGGAACCAACTTTTCAACTACAAAATCAGGCATTTTTAACATACTCCTTGTAACAACTTGAAAATATCATCACAAGCCACAATGGCTTCACTAACCTAAAGTTTTAGCTACACGTGTTTGGGTATGTGCAAAACCATAAATTTGAACTACAAATCATCTACAACATCAAAAACAAGCATTGTAAATAGAAAAAGATTGGTAAAATAAACTTACATTACTCGCAGAGGCAGTGCCACGGCGGCTCCAGACATTGTCGATAAGCTCATCATTCACCTCTTCCTTGACCTTAGAATCAATGAAATTCACTCTCTTCTCATCTTCAAAGCCCCTATTAacctcaatttcctcttcttcttttactcTATCTCCAAATTTCCGTCGCTCCTTTCtttccttcctcttcttcctcccTTCTCCATTCTCTACTTCCTTTCTCTCTGAAACCCTAGCTCTTTGATCAACACCAACGCCTCTCTCCTTGCCCTTCTCTCTTGTGGCTATCAATCTCTTTcttccccttctctctctcatgctgTCGTGCATTTgttaaacaaaaatcaaatttttttttaatcaggtCCATATGATttaaatttcatcaattttttaaattaaaaacatgccacatcattaaaaaaaaaaaaaagccaactcATTGTTCCattaactacgtaagtaacaCCACTAATGGCAGTTAGTAAAAGGACTAATACaactcagttttaaaacttgagagACCAATTATGCTTGcttcaaacttgagggaccaattatGCTTGCTTCAAACTTAAGGGACCAATTGTGCACACAGGGCAAACTTCAAAAACCAATAGTGTAGTTTCGCTCtacactaatatatatatatatatatatatatatttatttatttatatggaAAGAATGTGGTATCAAGTGAAAAGATATAGCTAATGGTTACATAAaatttttgaccaaaaaaaaaaaagttggtcaaaaattaatttgtagaaTGGCTAATAAAGAATCACAATAAGACTCTTTGACAAGTGTTATGCATAATTCATGAATGTGACACAATAAATTTAACTGTGTCACAAAGGAGTTATTTGATACTTGTgacttttaggaaaagaaaagttagctttatatatatatatacacaaaataataGCAGTGCTCTTTTTCAACATTAAATaggctacatttttttttctcatacttgagccaaaatttaaaaaaatatatatatattttaactaaTTCACATAGTTGAAATTTATCATCACCTATTTTGTGAGTCCaaagaaaaaatttctcaaaaatgtttgtatttttaattatattaatattttcttaataatttgataattgagggagaaaaagaTTTGAACCATAAACAGCTCCACTAGAAATATCAGTAAgtgtcaattgagttacaaaattattaacaattatattagtttggacaaaacttaggtacaatatttAGGTGCTATTTCTTAGGTTCTCTTCTTAAAATTCAATTGTATGGCTTTTTTCTAATGGGATGGAAGTGTATTACTTTTTAGTTAAGTACGGGTACATGACTGAATCTTAAGAAAGGAACCCAAAGAGTAGGATGTAAGTAccgtacctaagttttgccctatcagttttaaaattttacatttctatattctttaatAACATGtaacatatatatgtatgtgtgaaACCAACACATAGTTGCCTAACTTTGTActatttaaatgaattttgatGTGTTAATTCTTTATAAGTGTCACTATAAACAATTCTTTATAAGTGGTGCactaaatatttatgtattCTTATGGTTATTTCTATAAGATTTATATAAGAAACAGTTGATCTGAAACATGTGGTTATTGTTGAAATTGATTTAATTTGgcaacaattgaaaaaaaacaaaagttcagCAAATGTAGTAACAAGCAATTGATTCATTCATATTCTTAATTATACTAGCTTTTaaaatttgcattttctttcttttcaatatgtgtaatataattgaaattgagttcccaatctatatatatattagtaggtaaatcctaaagaaaattcaattagattctataattaaagtctaattttgcaccatgtgtcctaaattatttatttttagagatttttatttcttaattttggagtcaaatgtgagaccacatcataaatatccattcaagtgagttattgcgtacaaaaattaaagaatctaGAATTGatgaatataacatttttttttttaaatggataatttacattttctacctaataatattcttacaagacttttaaagagctaaaaaaaatagaagaatggctattaataatatttaaattatatatgtaaaaattatactatgcatcttaatttatatattttaagtatatccatgcaTGGAGTTATTTGATACTTGTgacttttaggaaaagaaaagttagctttatttatatatatatatatatatatatatatatatacacaaaataataGCAGTGCTCTTTTTCACCATTAAATAggctacattttttttctcatacttgggccaaatttttatttttttatttttttttattttaactgtaGGGTCCCGATTTGTAGCGCAAGCCCAATACGTGTGAAAtcttggcccaatgagcccaatataataaatttgtatagaatgggtcaaagaactaagCCCTAACAATTTGAACAATAGCTAGTATAGAATTCGATGTTAATCAAATACAAACACGATATATTGATATTAATTGTCCTTCAGTCCGAGGAGACTATAACAGTATATAGATTACAGCTGAATATAGAATCCATTTGGATTATTACAGtattctctcatttttccttcttccgATCCTTTTTCCATGAAGACCCTTCTACCTTATATATCTTCTTTTGAATCATCTTCGctctccacttgttggtcatcTGAACCCTCACTTGAGTacctatcccatcagacacccactctcgttctttgtgagttgtggtagcctaGGAAGTACTGtttagaggtcttctccacataaatgcggccaaaaaagtagctgcagtgcatttaatgcggtggtggcagctttcttttagatatttttagatttccTTTCTTCTCATATGTTCCTGAAACGTGTCTTCATCTCTAGAGTTTCTTGGAGGATTATACTAACGGATGGAGTACGTATTGTAAACTACTTTTATCATATCCAAGGAGGGTTTCACCCTTGGATTGCCTCCCACCCATTCCTCATCTTTGAGACTTTAGCTGGTGACGCTTAACAACTACTCGCTCCCCCTCGAACAAGCCCAAGACCCAATACGCTGTTTTGGGCCCTAGTCCCTACATTAACTAATTCATATAGTTGAAATTTATCATCACCTATTTTGTGAGTCCaaagaaaaaatttctcaaaaatgtttgtctttttaattatattaatattttcttaacaATTTGATAATTAAGGGAGCAAAAGATTTGAACCATAAACATCTCTACTAGAAATATCAATAAGTGtcagttgagttacaaaattattgACAATTATATTAGTTTggacaaaacttaagtataATATTTAGGTGCTATTCCTTAGGTTctcctcttaaaattcagttGTATGACTTTTTCCTCATGGGATGCAAGTGTATTACTTTTTAGTTAAGTACGGCcacatggctgaatcttaaAAGAGGAACCCAAAGAGTAGGATGTAAGTACCGTACCTAAATTTTGCCCTatcagttttaaaattttacatttctatattctttaatAACATGTAACATATATATGTACGTGTGAAACCAACACTTAGTTGCCTAACTTTGTActatttaaatgaattttgatGTGTTAATTCTTTATAAATGTCACTAAAAACAATTCTTTATAAGTGGTGCactaaatatttatgtattCTTATGGTTATTTCTATAAGATTTATATAAGAAACAGTTGATCTGAAACATGTGGTTATTGTTGAAATTGATTTAATTTGgcaacaattgaaaaaaaacaaaagttcagCAAATGTAGTAACAAGCAATTGATTCATTCATATTCTTAATTATACTAGCTTTTATAAtttgcattttctttctttttaatgatgtgtaatataattgaaattgagttcccaatctatatatatatatatatatatatatattagtaggTAAAGCTTAGAGAAAATTCGAAtagattctacaattgaagtccaattttgtgtcatgtgtcctaaattatttatttttagagagttttatttcttaagttTGGAGTCAAATGTGGAACCATATCATAATATCCATTCAAGTGAATTATTGcgtataaaaatcaaaattaatgaatataacatttttttttaaatggataatttacattttctacctaataatattcttacaaaacttttaaagagttaaaaaaaatataagaatggctatcaataatatttaaattatatatgtaaaaattatactatgcattttaatgtatatattttaagtatatccatACATGTGCATGAGATTACAAGctagtataaatatatatatatatatatatatttatatatttatatatttatatattaataggtaaaactgagagaaaatccaatatATAAGATTTCAAATTGGATTTTGTGGGGGCCAACTGTCTAGAAGGTAATATTAAAACTATatgaattgggcctatggcccaatccgaggatggTTAAATAAGGCTATAATGGGAAtagtataagaagaagaaataaagattgtatGCGATAGTCCATAATACATCCGAGGAGAAAATTCATCTCAGAAACGAAGATCCGAGGTCAGTAAGAATGTCTTATCATCCCAATCATCCTTCAAGATTGCATCGCAACTAAAAGTTGGATATTGGATAAGGGATGAGCAAAGGGTGgtaacaaatatcttcaaaagctgctatctccacattaaatgcctcccaaccaactctctggctgcattaatgtggaggtgatacatGAATagtgatcaagcagccttatagctactagttgatggttctgaAAGGTGTTGGATAggacaagaaggagttcctagaatccaatctacacgtgtatggtagaGATGATACTAAGATTATAATATATAGCATGAGAAGGTGACCTAAAAAAgggagataaaaaaaaaaaaaaaaaaaaaaaaaaaaaaaaaaaaaaaactcaagaaatctttgtaataacATTGTGAACTCTTGGAACTTTGTTCATCAACAAAACATTATAACATAAGCTCCTCAGGCCGTGCTAAggacaaattttcttattttacttgTGTTTAACAATCTTAATTCAGCAacttttattgtctttcttctggagtagaactagttctttcacccacgctctataaattcattgtctgGGCTTGTTGGGCGAAAACCCAATCCTATTCTTGGTCCAATCCAAATTTAGTCCTTACAAATTctaattgttatttaattttatgcCAAGTGtcctatataaatatatatatatgtattaatttCTAGGTGAGTTAATGTTGTGCAAAAGATGAATAGTCTAATATAAATTGTAGGGACTGAGATTGGGCACTTCTTCTATTAGATGAGTAGACTCAGGCTCAATTAGCCcgatacaataaatttatagagaatgagTTTAAGAACTAGGCCTTAGTGAGGGTTACAACAACTTGACATGGTTATGAGTGGGTTGAATAATAAGGACATGGACTAAAGTATGAAATTCTGTCTTCGGGCATTTCTTCCGAGGAAATTgttgttcttattatttcttcaGTGCTTGGTTACAAAGGTTTCCAAGATCATGCAAATTGCTACCATATTCTCTCCCTCTAATTCCCGATCCTTCTTTATAggaggatttctcacattatataacCCCTTCCAATTGATCTTGgccttccatctgttgatcatgtaggtcactactcgagtgcttgtcctATCAACTACCTTCCCAAACCTTCTGTGCGTTGCAGCAACCAAGACAACATTGTTCtagggtcatttcctcattaatgcggccagaacgtTAGTTGTGAGCATTTAATGCGAAGATAACAGTTTCTCCTCGAATTGCTCCTCTAACATGCTCTCATGGCTGTCCTACTATACTTGTTCTTTTTCTTGGGATGCTCTGAGAGACTGCCTTCGATGGCGTGCCGTTCTTCCCTTCTAGGATCTCGGTTGGCCGAGAACAGGGTTGTCCTCGGTGATATTTCTTGGcaatttgggctttctttgttcGTCCTCGGGCATTTTTTCCTCCTCGgcgtgggccttgggcttagTATAAGGTGGGCCGGGGTTCCCAAATTCTttgaccccacaatagccccttgAAATCCTACTGTCCGGCTCCTCAGACGGAAAGAAGGATTTTGATGTCCTCGGGCCTTTATCATGACTTGTCAAGTCTTGTCCTCCATCAGTGTCAGAACCTTTTCACTTGTCTAAGGCACGTTCCTGGTGCTTCGGTATACGGAGCGCATCCTCATTAAATTCTAGCAGCTCTATGctccccacgttcaacggtgttATGGTATTCTAACAGTGAGGATTTCTTTaactttatgggcgggaaaaccCGCACGGTTATTTTTAATTGGaggtataaatacccatttaaACCGATTTGCCTCTTTACTTTTACACTCAAGAGTTCTTGCGCACATATCCTGAGTTCAGTCAAATCTCCAGTCAAACTCACGTCTCTTTTTAGCATAAAAAGCCTGTCTGAGGAGCTTTTCCTCATTTCTGtaagttttcttctctctttaactcacgttttctctcttctaagtttcttttcctcttattcctctctttctttcgtccTTCCCTGAGTCTTTTAGCCGTCTTTAGGGATGGGTAAGTTAAAAAAGTTGGTTGAGTCCAAAGAGGCAATGGAAAAATTCGTTGCCGATTATAGGATACCCCATAATGTAGGTTTGAGATACtgtaaagaaagaaagtggCATTTTAGGAGGCAAGAGGGTGAAGTAGTGATTCCCATAATCGCCTTCATAGAAGgtggtatgagaatccctatggggtcGGTGATGAGGGACtaccttaggcatttccgattagctcccacccagtgcACCGCCAACGTGTTTAGGATCCTGGGTTGTATGAACGCCTTAAACGAGAAAATGGGGTTGAGGTTAACCCATCACGATGTAAATTGGTGCTACAACCTCCAACACCTAAAGGGTAAATcctattatataaaaatgagGGACGATAAGGTTCGGTTTATTTAGTTCCTCCCCGAGACCAGTAAGGGGTTAAATAAGGACTTTCTCATTGTGTCTGGGGAGTGGCACAACGGCCTTCATTGTCCAACAGAGGAGGGGGAACTAAGTGGAGTATTCAGAGTAGGAGAGGGTTAATCTTTTGTGCTATCATAGTTTGCATTGTTCGGTTGCTAATATGAATATGCTTTCTTTTTGCAAATCCACACGCCTTTGAACGACACTTTCACTTAGTCAACCGGGAAGATTTGGAAACCATCCTTAAGGCGGAGGTCTTTGTAAACGAAGCTGACAACCAAGTCAGAGCTGCTTACAAGATCCTCGAGTAGGATCCTATCCAGAAATCATTCTCGGCTCTAAAGTACGTGATCAGAGCTAAAGATCCTCGGCTTCACAAAATCACTGTAGCAGAACACGGGTTTTTGCTTCTTGAAGGATCTCCTGTCCCAGAAGGCGTTCCATTGGCAGGCCCTTCTTCATCCCATCAAGCTGCAGAGGCCGAGGGAGGAAGAATAGAAAGCGAAGAAGAGTTCGTTGATTTGGGTCCGCCCGAGGACGAATTTGGTGTATTCCGCCAAGTTAACCTATCCGAGGATCCCTCTGGTGACTTAGGTGACCCCAGTTTGACTGAAGCGGATCTCCTATCAATATGGACTTATTCTCAGGCTGAAATGGGTTTTAAGAGGAAACCTCCAACGAACTTGCTTGACCTAATTGAAGGCCAGTCGAGGAAGGACATGCCAGGGAAGCCACAACCCAagcttcctcctcctccacctaAGCCTCAGCCTGCTCAGACCAGGTCATCTTCCACCCAATTACAACCATTATCTCCATGGTCCAAACTTCCTCCTCCTTCTCGGCCCGAGCCCGTCGATCCAAAAAGGAAGAGGGCTTCCAAAGGCAAAGAGCCTATGGATGGGGGGAGGTCTCACTCCTTCCAGGAGGAAGATGAAGCCCGATGAGTTTTGAAACAACTAAAAATCGGGCACTAGGGCCAAGAAAAAGAAGTCGCCACTCAGTCCGAGCCCCAGGCCTGGCTTCCCGCCCCAATGCTCCACAAGGAGCCTTTGATGGACAACGCCTCCCTCAAGGACTTCCGAGGGGGTGAAGGCACCTACGTGGCCGATGCACTGGAGAGGTCCCTGCTACTTCCCGTCAACATGGCCGAGTTGGGGAATTTGAGGAGGCAGGAGGTCTTCTTCAGCATTAAGAGGTACTTGAGCATGGTAAGACTTCTAACACTTGTGACTCCGTTGATTTTTGTTCCTTGGTTTCCAACTTACCGTGTGCTTGTTTCAATTGGCAGGCTATCCAGGCCACTTATAGATTGGAAGAGGCAGCTAACGACCAAAGCAGGGCCCTGGAGCTCGAGAGTGACAAGTGCCTTAATGCTACACGGACCCTTGAAAACTCCGAGGCCGATCTCTTCAAAGCAAGGGAGGATCTGAAGACGATAACAAGGGCCAGAGATAGTGCTGAAGCAGGCCTAGTTGGCGCTCAAAAACAGGCCGAAGGCCAGACGAGGTGCCTGCTCGAAACCGAGGATTAGCTGAAGATTGCCAAGGAGCAAATCACTGACCTAAAGAAGAAGCTGGCCGAGGCAGAGGGGGCCAAGAATGTCATGGAGTAGGCCAGGGATGAAGCCTTGAGGGCTAAGGCAGAGGCTGAGTTCGCCAGGACAGAGGCCGAGAGCTCCAAGGAGAAAGTCGAGGAGGAGGCTTATGCCTTGGGAGTGGCTGAGACCCAAGCCACTCTCAAGGCTTAAGTACTTGGGGTATGCAGGCTCTATTGTTCCCAGGTTTGGAATGAAACCCTTAAACAAGCTGGGGTTGAGGCGTCATCTGACCTGTGGAAGGTGGAGAATGTATACTACCCTCCTGCCATTTGGAAAACTACCCCCGCTAGCTTCGAGGCTGAGGTTGCTCCTGAGGAGGCTGAGACTGCTTAGCCTGAAGCTGCTCTAGTCATAACTACTCTTGACGAGCCAGCCAAGGAGAGTGAGCTTTCTGGGGCGACCGCAACAAATGAAGGCTTGAACCCTAAAATGCCCTAGAAGACTGCAGAGTCTACAGCTGATGCTCAGGCCCCTCATGCCGAGGAGTCAGCTCTCTCTGTTAAGCCCCTTCAGATTATTCCTCCAAGTAAGGGCTCTAAGGATCTTGAGGTCATTTCTACTCAGCTTTCCAAGGATGGAATCAAGATAAAGCTAAAGAAATAGGCCATCTTGGCTAGCTTCTGTTTtagttttgcctttttttttttttttttttttttacattatgtgtttattgttattattattattattattattattattagtgtgAATCTCGTGTCTCATGAGTTGGTTATTCTAATGGGTAAAAATGGTTATGTACATACCATATTcgaaattaaaactttaaattctAACTCACCAGCATTAAGGGAACACTTAGTTTGCGTTTGCTTACATCTTTAGGGGGTGGGGGCCGAGTAGATGATCTGAGATACCGAGCGTATACTTAGGCTATATTTGCAACTTGCATGAATGCTTGATCTTACTAATTTCTTCAAAGGTTGTGGTCCGAGGGTCATAccagaccttagttctgtctagtacttagatttttctgaAAGTAactagtttctccataggtttgagtctgaagaccatgcaagacattggttctgtctagtactaaaatttttctggaagtaactagtttccccatagatttgagtctgagaaccatgcaagaccttggttctgtctagtacttagactATTGCCAAAATACAAGACATATAATCATAATagacttaaaatttaaattagagaaatgcttttgttaataataataccttcttaggttatttacattccatggacgaggtacagctttttcatctaagtcttctaagTAGTATGCACCTATTCCTGCTATTGAAGTAATtcggtatggtccttcccaattgagTCCCAACTTTCCCTAAGATGGGTTCTTGGCAGCACCCACAACTTTCCTCAAAACTAGGTCCCTTGGTGCTAGTGGTCTCAGCTTtacattggcatcatatcccTGCTTGAGCTTCTGGTGGTAATAGGCCGACTGGATCACTGCCTTTTCTCTTCATTCATCGATCAAATCTAGGCTTTTCCCTAGTAGTTCATCATTACTGCCTGGAGTGAAGGAGCTCGTCCTTAGCGTTGGGAAGCTTACCTCTAGAGGGATAACAACCTGGGCCCCGTAGGTCATGGCAAAAGGTGTCTCCCTTGTTGACCGTTGTGGTGTAGTCCAgtaagtccataagacgtgcggcagctcttctacccatcttcccttGGCATCatctagtctcttcttaagcccattgactatGACCTTGTTGACAGCCTCAGCCTGTCCATTTCCTTGCAAAGTTGGAGTTGAGTACCTGTTAGTGATCCCCAGTTCGCAACAGTATCTTCTGAAGGCTTTGCGATCAAATTGGAGTCTATTATCTGAAATGAGGGTACGAGGGACCCCGAATCGTGTAACAATgtttctccagatgaatttcttaACATCCACGTCTCTGATGTTGGCCAATGGCTCAGTttcgacccatttggtgaaattaTCTGTGCCGATCAACAGATATATCTTATTTCCTGCTGCCTTGGGGAAAGAGCCTACAATATCCAGGCCTCACTATGTGAACGGCCACGGACTGGACAAAGGGTTGAGAACGCCTCCTGGCTGATGAATATTTGGGGCAAACCTTTAGCATTGGTCACATTTCTTAACATATTCTAGGGCTTCCTTCTGTATCCCCGACCACCAATATCCCTGGGTAATGGCTCAGTGCGACAGAGATCTTTCTCCTATGTGACTCCCACAGATCCCTTCGTGCAGCTCTTCAAGCAGTAATTTTGATATTCAAAGTGAATACACAGTAAATATGGCCTAGAATAGGAGCGCTTATACAATTTGTGGTCCTCGGAcaaccagaaccgaggagcataTCTTCGTATTTTTTCAACCTTTAACTTCTCATTGGGTAGGATATCATCTTTGAGGAACCTCactatagggtccatccagctaggacCCACTCTAACCTCATGGGTATGGACCATGCCTTTTGCAACCTCATTTGCTCTATCCAGATGCTCGACATTCGAGGCAGACCCTCCGCCGAGGAGGTAGCAAGCGTGATTAATGAATCTGCATGGGTGTGAAAATTCATTCTGGCCCTTTTCGGCTCTGGCTAGGACTCCTCGGCAGGCTGTTGAGCTACAGATAACACTTGTGAAGGGCACGTGCCTGTTCTTCTTGACGCGGCCAAGATTACATTAATCATCCCTACGGGTGGCCTTAGGGTAGTATCTCTCTGGGGTTCCTGATGGGTCTGGCCTTGATAACCACTAGGATGATGTAGAAGGTGCTTCAGCTTTCCTTCTCGAATTAGCTGGTCCAAATAGTTCCAAAGGTTCTTGCAGTTCTCCGTGGTATGTCCATGGTTCTAgtggtattggcaataaaaGTTCTGATTGTGCCTCGTGGACTCTCCCGCCATCTTATTCGGCCACTTAAAGTATGgttctttcttgattttctccaacACTTGATGTACTGGTTCTCGGAATACAGTATTGACAGTCTGTGTGTTGGTTACTCCGGATTGCCCTACAAAATCTCTCCTCGGGCGGTTGTTGTTATATCAGTCCGacttgaaatccctcctctcttgagggataaccttctcttttccctttccttACAGCTGGTCTTCCTTTACTCGTTTATACTTATCGATCTGATCCATCAGTTGGTGCACACTGGTGGCAAGCTTGCCAGTCAGAGACTTCCTCAAGCTGTGCTCGGCTAGGAGGCTAtttttgaaggtgctgatggcgACATCGTCAAAATCGTCATCCATTTCattatacatctcccaatatctatccaAGTAGGCCTTTAGAGTTTC
The Quercus lobata isolate SW786 chromosome 10, ValleyOak3.0 Primary Assembly, whole genome shotgun sequence DNA segment above includes these coding regions:
- the LOC115965227 gene encoding uncharacterized protein LOC115965227; the protein is MAVHSKNEVLMCKVFPSSLRPVAMRWFNGLKTNSIDSYRQLTQAFGSRFVTNSRAPQPLSALVSLSMHDGETLKAYLDRYWEMYNEMDDDFDDVAISTFKNSLLAEHSLRKSLTGKLATSVHQLMDQIDKYKRVKEDQLYSTPTLQGNGQAEAVNKVIVNGLKKRLDDAKGRWVEELPHVLWTYWTTPQRSTRETPFAMTYGAQVVIPLEVSFPTLRTSSFTPGSNDELLGKSLDLIDE